The Haloplanus sp. CK5-1 genome contains a region encoding:
- a CDS encoding DUF7128 family protein translates to MVTTTERDGMTWYECETCGMLFDAEEDAAQHEDHCDGDEADPSYLQ, encoded by the coding sequence ATGGTGACCACGACCGAGCGGGACGGCATGACGTGGTACGAGTGCGAGACCTGCGGTATGCTGTTCGACGCCGAGGAGGACGCGGCCCAACACGAGGATCACTGCGACGGCGACGAAGCCGACCCGTCCTACCTCCAGTAG
- a CDS encoding CDGSH iron-sulfur domain-containing protein: protein MPREVTHTATGPKIITPDDIDDDKGDVAVCLCGLSAAYPFCDGSHRRAEGEDPDERYKYVDGERRRVTVAFADEEE, encoded by the coding sequence ATGCCACGCGAAGTCACCCACACCGCGACCGGGCCGAAGATCATCACCCCCGACGACATCGACGACGACAAAGGCGACGTCGCCGTCTGTCTGTGTGGACTGAGTGCGGCGTACCCGTTCTGTGACGGCTCGCATCGACGGGCCGAGGGTGAGGACCCGGACGAACGGTACAAGTACGTCGACGGGGAGCGCCGACGGGTGACCGTGGCCTTCGCCGACGAGGAGGAGTGA
- the mre11 gene encoding DNA double-strand break repair protein Mre11: MTRVIHTGDTHVGYRQYHSPDRRQDFLDAFEAVIDDAVDADVDSEGPDAPLANGGAVDAVVHAGDLFHDRRPDLPDLLGVLSALRDLSAAGVPFLAVVGNHEATRGSQWLDLFSDLGLATRLDDTPTVVGDTAFYGLDHVPRSRRDDLDYDFVPHDADTAALVAHGLFTPFPHADWDTETVLEEATVDFDAVLLGDNHVPDRAEIEGTWVTYCGSTERASADERDARGYNLVEFGPDAGGDATVDIRRRSLDTRPFVFVDVELSPGEGVDRVREQVRQHDLSEAVVVVTITGDGDPVAPATVEEAAVEDGALIARVTDHRAVGGDATAAAPDVDFADPDAAVRERLRGMELSSLGRRLDETVRDDAVADSNVRDRVAEFVADADPVAVVNDEVDEADGDSSSDADDETPDANADDPEDQVSMEDFL; this comes from the coding sequence ATGACTCGGGTGATCCACACCGGCGACACCCACGTCGGCTACCGACAGTACCACTCGCCGGACCGCCGGCAGGACTTCCTCGACGCGTTCGAGGCGGTGATCGACGACGCCGTGGACGCGGACGTCGACAGCGAGGGGCCGGACGCCCCTCTGGCCAACGGCGGAGCCGTTGACGCGGTGGTCCACGCCGGCGACCTGTTCCACGACCGCCGGCCCGACCTCCCCGATCTGCTCGGGGTGCTCTCTGCGCTTCGGGACCTCTCGGCCGCCGGCGTGCCCTTTCTGGCCGTCGTCGGCAACCACGAGGCGACCCGCGGGAGCCAGTGGCTCGATCTGTTCTCCGACCTCGGTCTGGCGACGCGACTGGACGACACCCCGACCGTCGTCGGCGACACGGCCTTCTACGGTCTCGATCACGTCCCCCGGTCCCGGCGCGACGACCTCGACTACGACTTCGTCCCCCACGACGCCGACACCGCCGCCCTCGTCGCCCACGGTCTGTTCACCCCGTTTCCCCACGCCGACTGGGATACGGAGACGGTACTCGAGGAGGCGACCGTCGACTTCGACGCCGTGTTGCTCGGCGACAATCACGTCCCCGACCGTGCCGAAATCGAGGGGACGTGGGTGACCTACTGCGGGTCGACTGAGCGCGCAAGCGCGGACGAACGCGACGCGCGTGGGTACAACCTCGTCGAGTTCGGGCCCGACGCCGGCGGCGACGCGACCGTCGACATCCGGCGGCGGTCGCTGGATACGCGCCCGTTCGTCTTCGTCGACGTGGAACTCTCCCCCGGCGAGGGCGTCGACCGCGTCCGCGAACAGGTCCGTCAACACGACCTCTCGGAGGCGGTGGTCGTGGTGACCATCACCGGCGACGGCGACCCCGTCGCCCCAGCGACCGTCGAGGAGGCCGCGGTCGAGGACGGTGCGCTGATCGCGCGCGTCACCGACCACCGGGCGGTCGGCGGCGACGCGACGGCCGCCGCCCCCGACGTGGACTTCGCCGACCCGGACGCCGCCGTCCGGGAACGACTCCGCGGGATGGAACTCTCCTCGCTCGGTCGTCGCCTCGACGAGACGGTCCGCGACGACGCGGTGGCCGACTCGAACGTCCGCGACCGGGTCGCCGAGTTCGTCGCCGACGCCGACCCGGTGGCGGTGGTCAACGACGAAGTCGACGAGGCCGACGGTGACTCGTCCAGTGATGCGGACGACGAGACACCGGACGCCAACGCGGACGACCCCGAGGACCAGGTGTCGATGGAGGACTTCCTGTGA
- a CDS encoding helix-turn-helix domain-containing protein, producing MSTTEDVPRDAASDRWADVRDLPPSAKLVAKVLDYNETLSQSQLADETLLPPRTVRYALSRLEDADVVETRISFSDARKRLYSLKI from the coding sequence ATGAGCACGACCGAGGACGTTCCACGCGACGCCGCATCGGATCGGTGGGCCGACGTGCGCGATTTGCCGCCCAGCGCGAAACTCGTCGCGAAGGTGCTCGACTACAACGAGACGTTGAGCCAGAGTCAACTCGCCGACGAGACGTTGTTACCGCCGCGGACGGTCCGATACGCCTTGAGCCGACTCGAAGACGCCGACGTGGTCGAGACACGGATTTCGTTTTCCGATGCCCGAAAGCGGCTCTACTCGCTGAAGATTTAA
- a CDS encoding adenylosuccinate synthase yields MTVTIVGSQLGDEGKGALVDLWGGNADIVVRYQGGDNAGHTVVESGEEYKLSLVPSGAVRGKIGVLGNGCVVNPRTLFDELDALRDRGLDPDVRVARRAHVIMPYHRVLDGIEEEAKSDDDLEAGTTGRGIGPTYEDKVGRRGIRIGDLLDPDVLWDRLEYVVPQKRAVVEDVFGMEAGEEFDVDALHEEFAAIGRRLDEEGMTVNAGDFLGDKLDAGENLLFEGAQGTSIDIDHGIYPYVTSSNPTAGGASTGTGVGPTVVGQGEVVGIVKAYLSRVGTGPLPTELDGDDEDLADYIREKGGEFGTVTGRPRRIGWLDVPMLRHAARVSGFTGIAVNHLDVLAGMDEVKVGDAYELDGERLETMPATTERWADCEPILKEFEPWPEVDWAAVADDGYDALPAAARTYLDYLSSEVGAPIYAVGVGPDRAETVELVDPFERDA; encoded by the coding sequence ATGACTGTCACCATCGTCGGATCCCAGCTCGGAGACGAGGGCAAGGGTGCCCTCGTCGACCTGTGGGGTGGGAACGCCGACATCGTGGTCCGGTATCAGGGCGGGGACAACGCCGGCCACACCGTCGTCGAGAGTGGTGAGGAGTACAAACTCTCCCTGGTTCCGAGCGGGGCCGTTCGCGGAAAGATCGGCGTCCTCGGCAACGGCTGTGTCGTCAACCCGCGGACGCTGTTCGACGAACTCGACGCCCTCCGTGACCGTGGGCTCGACCCCGACGTCCGCGTCGCGCGCCGCGCCCACGTCATCATGCCGTACCACCGCGTCCTCGACGGCATCGAGGAGGAGGCGAAAAGCGACGACGACCTGGAGGCCGGGACCACGGGCCGCGGGATCGGCCCGACCTACGAGGACAAGGTCGGTCGCCGCGGGATCCGGATCGGCGACCTGCTCGATCCCGACGTGTTGTGGGACCGCTTGGAGTACGTCGTCCCACAGAAGCGCGCGGTCGTTGAGGACGTCTTCGGCATGGAGGCCGGCGAGGAGTTCGACGTCGACGCGCTCCACGAGGAGTTCGCGGCCATCGGCCGCCGCCTCGACGAGGAAGGGATGACCGTCAACGCGGGCGACTTCCTCGGCGATAAACTCGACGCGGGCGAGAACCTGCTGTTCGAGGGCGCGCAGGGCACCTCTATCGACATCGACCACGGCATCTACCCCTACGTCACGTCCTCGAACCCGACTGCCGGCGGCGCGTCGACGGGCACCGGCGTCGGGCCGACGGTCGTCGGACAGGGAGAGGTCGTCGGCATCGTGAAGGCCTACCTCTCGCGGGTCGGCACCGGCCCCCTGCCGACCGAACTCGACGGCGACGACGAGGACCTGGCCGACTACATCCGCGAGAAGGGCGGCGAGTTCGGCACGGTCACGGGTCGGCCGCGCCGCATCGGTTGGCTCGACGTGCCCATGTTGCGCCACGCCGCCCGCGTGAGCGGCTTCACCGGCATCGCGGTCAACCACCTCGACGTCCTCGCCGGGATGGACGAGGTGAAGGTCGGCGACGCCTACGAACTCGACGGCGAGCGCTTGGAGACGATGCCCGCGACGACCGAGCGGTGGGCCGACTGCGAGCCGATCCTGAAGGAGTTCGAGCCGTGGCCCGAGGTGGACTGGGCTGCCGTCGCCGACGACGGCTACGACGCGCTCCCCGCGGCCGCACGAACCTACCTCGACTACCTGAGTTCGGAGGTCGGCGCACCCATCTACGCCGTCGGCGTCGGCCCGGACCGCGCCGAGACGGTCGAACTCGTCGACCCCTTCGAGCGGGACGCGTAG
- a CDS encoding heme-copper oxidase subunit III, with product MSTDHGGDDHEHHLPAVEDWPRGFGEASWWPFITALSAGGIYLGAALFIVAGGSDSTINPMYAPLLTASSVGGFLFGLYGWVYHAFVSEFWSSDADETSSSALRWGMIAFLGSELATFGAVFTYYFFIRAGTWPPGELPHLTGSLVIINTVILVASSLTLHWAHVAIRNNDRRKFLIGLLATLLLGVVFIGGQVYEYYEFIVHSQFTVTSGFFGSAFFGLTGLHGLHVSLGGVLLAIVTVRALAGQYSADRHVSVSTVSMYWHFVDVVWIFLVVILYLGASLGA from the coding sequence ATGAGTACCGATCACGGCGGGGACGACCACGAACATCACCTCCCGGCGGTGGAGGACTGGCCGAGGGGGTTCGGCGAGGCGAGTTGGTGGCCGTTCATCACCGCGTTGAGTGCCGGTGGCATCTACCTCGGTGCCGCCCTGTTCATCGTCGCAGGCGGTTCCGACTCGACGATCAACCCGATGTACGCGCCGCTGCTCACGGCCTCGAGCGTCGGCGGCTTCCTCTTCGGGCTGTACGGGTGGGTCTACCACGCGTTTGTCTCCGAATTCTGGTCGAGCGACGCCGACGAGACGAGTTCGTCCGCACTCCGTTGGGGAATGATCGCCTTCCTCGGCTCCGAACTCGCGACGTTCGGTGCGGTGTTCACGTACTACTTCTTCATCCGTGCGGGGACGTGGCCGCCGGGCGAACTCCCCCACCTGACGGGATCGCTCGTCATCATCAACACGGTGATCTTGGTCGCGTCGAGTCTCACCCTCCACTGGGCGCACGTCGCCATCCGGAACAACGACCGCCGCAAGTTCCTGATCGGACTGCTCGCGACGCTCCTGCTCGGTGTCGTCTTCATTGGGGGTCAGGTATACGAGTACTACGAGTTCATCGTCCACTCGCAGTTCACGGTCACCTCGGGCTTTTTCGGCTCGGCGTTCTTCGGGTTGACCGGGCTGCACGGTCTCCACGTCTCGCTCGGCGGCGTCCTCCTCGCCATCGTCACGGTCAGGGCGCTCGCGGGGCAGTACTCCGCCGACCGACACGTCTCGGTCAGCACCGTCTCGATGTACTGGCACTTCGTCGACGTGGTGTGGATCTTCCTCGTCGTCATCCTCTACCTCGGTGCCTCGCTCGGGGCGTAA
- the pan1 gene encoding proteasome-activating nucleotidase Pan1 has product MTDTVDEVDLPYDEEAASQQEKIEALRERLDVLEGQNEEMRDKLLDANAENNKYQQKLERLTHENKKLKQSPLFVATVQEMTDEGVIIKQHGNNQEAVTEVTDEMRSDLEPDARVAVNNSLSVVKRLDKETDVRARVMQVDHSPDVRYEDIGGLEAQMKEVRETVEMPLERPGMFEDVGIDPPSGVLLHGPPGTGKTMLAKAVANQTDATFIKMAGSELVHKFIGEGAKLVRDLFEVARENEPAVLFIDEIDAIASKRTDSKTSGDAEVQRTMMQLLSEMDGFEERGEVRIIAATNRFDMLDPAILRPGRFDRLIEVPKPDEEGREIIFKIHTRDMNVADDVDFDELADMADDASGADIKAVCTEAGMFAIRDDRTEIYMDDFVSAWEKISAESTDHGTSPAFA; this is encoded by the coding sequence ATGACCGATACTGTGGACGAGGTCGACCTCCCCTACGACGAGGAGGCGGCGTCTCAACAGGAGAAGATCGAAGCGCTCCGCGAGCGCCTCGACGTGTTGGAGGGACAAAACGAGGAGATGCGGGACAAGTTGCTGGACGCCAACGCCGAGAACAACAAGTACCAGCAGAAACTCGAACGGCTCACCCACGAGAACAAGAAGCTCAAGCAGTCGCCGCTGTTCGTCGCGACGGTCCAAGAGATGACCGACGAGGGCGTCATCATCAAACAGCACGGCAACAACCAAGAGGCGGTGACGGAGGTCACTGACGAGATGCGATCCGACCTCGAACCCGACGCGCGGGTCGCGGTGAACAACTCCCTCTCGGTCGTCAAGCGCCTCGACAAGGAGACGGACGTTCGGGCCCGCGTGATGCAGGTCGACCACAGCCCGGACGTGCGCTACGAGGACATCGGCGGCCTCGAAGCGCAGATGAAGGAAGTCCGCGAGACGGTCGAGATGCCTCTCGAACGCCCCGGGATGTTCGAGGACGTCGGCATCGACCCGCCGTCGGGCGTCCTCCTGCACGGCCCACCGGGGACGGGCAAGACGATGCTCGCGAAGGCCGTCGCCAACCAGACCGACGCTACCTTCATCAAGATGGCCGGATCGGAACTCGTCCACAAGTTCATCGGCGAGGGTGCGAAACTCGTCCGCGACCTCTTCGAGGTGGCCCGCGAGAACGAGCCGGCCGTCCTGTTCATCGACGAAATCGACGCCATCGCGTCGAAGCGAACGGATTCGAAGACCTCGGGCGACGCCGAGGTCCAGCGGACGATGATGCAACTCCTCTCCGAGATGGACGGCTTCGAGGAACGGGGCGAGGTCCGCATCATCGCCGCGACCAACCGCTTCGACATGCTCGATCCCGCCATCCTCCGACCCGGCCGGTTCGACCGCCTCATCGAGGTGCCCAAGCCCGACGAGGAGGGGCGCGAGATCATCTTCAAGATCCACACCCGGGACATGAACGTCGCCGACGACGTAGATTTCGACGAACTGGCCGACATGGCCGACGACGCTTCGGGAGCCGACATCAAGGCGGTCTGCACCGAGGCCGGGATGTTCGCTATCCGCGACGACCGGACCGAAATCTACATGGACGACTTCGTGTCTGCGTGGGAGAAGATCAGCGCCGAATCGACCGACCACGGCACGTCGCCGGCGTTCGCGTAA
- a CDS encoding DUF5796 family protein: MTIRNDVAPSTLSVDLLDGGVEVEYLDGRTTFYRGVPETAGETLTTGPGKEVHVLVTDSEGTEGVMIYVNDRKTHDDILDSTGVGRIVLDGGEAEELFPGVTVATPDGMRCRIEAEPSVVRGRVFVFVEDDWGEQSYELVEE; encoded by the coding sequence ATGACCATCCGCAACGACGTCGCGCCCAGCACCCTCTCCGTTGACCTCCTCGACGGCGGGGTGGAAGTCGAGTATCTCGACGGACGGACGACGTTCTACCGCGGCGTGCCCGAGACGGCGGGCGAGACGCTCACGACCGGTCCCGGAAAAGAAGTACACGTCCTCGTCACCGACTCGGAAGGGACCGAGGGCGTGATGATCTACGTCAACGACCGGAAGACCCACGACGACATCCTAGATTCGACGGGTGTGGGACGGATCGTCCTCGACGGCGGCGAGGCCGAGGAACTCTTCCCCGGCGTCACCGTCGCCACGCCGGACGGGATGCGGTGCCGGATCGAGGCCGAACCGTCGGTGGTTCGGGGCCGCGTGTTCGTGTTCGTCGAGGACGACTGGGGCGAACAGTCGTACGAACTGGTCGAGGAGTGA
- a CDS encoding DUF7527 domain-containing protein: MDGEILDAVTEWGTRSVGDGVSGLYTLADADFSGAVTDGTAWAFFLNGRVVGVFDGDVDDFEDASLTAYTAPDISLPLLYTMQVGGGETRGQYYSNETPLSEIDDTLSTGNFVGYVELSENVLSGDYYVVYYGGRSLPVAFVGNEPRLLTGDEAFDRAADEVGIYSVVDADVTVVDLPDRPDPVDEGTGTAVAAGAVDSEDSDGTVVEGAAGDDEETVEEGTTDRSPSNAGTGDDAGGGVSTDTVADDDRADAPGDGTVSESPDVDLEPAVEASTDASETASTEPDVTDADDSAVTESTASGTPAVPTDVGAAGETETESDVGSDTPDASTAGASVPDHDASDEVDRLRHELADVRDTLAETASERDEYREEVERLRDRIERLEAGRTETDPDSGTERTLAPEEAIAGTNLFVRYEDKSGATVERAAAGRVPPEELRANLRIEYHTEFETADVRVDGRPFEAFLRGTVEHRFTEWLLTELLYEIRRVDAGSGVSKLYEAVERIDRIDLDGEVAVDTSESDADADAEGTAVSFDVVCRDKMGDPLFVADFSDSRDPTRAPTIESILDGATSVGRSTPSLAAAAVVTTSFFDADAMEAAVDATRGGLFSRSSRRSYVKISRKHGFHLCLIEARDEDFFLTVPDL; this comes from the coding sequence ATGGACGGCGAGATTCTCGACGCGGTGACCGAGTGGGGAACCCGTTCCGTCGGGGACGGCGTCAGTGGGTTGTACACTCTCGCCGACGCGGACTTCTCCGGGGCCGTGACCGACGGGACCGCGTGGGCCTTCTTCCTCAACGGTCGGGTCGTCGGCGTCTTCGACGGCGACGTCGACGACTTCGAGGACGCCTCGTTGACTGCGTACACGGCCCCCGACATCTCGCTGCCGCTGTTGTACACCATGCAGGTGGGTGGTGGCGAAACGCGGGGCCAGTACTACTCGAACGAGACACCGCTGTCCGAGATCGACGACACGCTCTCTACCGGCAACTTCGTCGGCTACGTCGAACTCTCGGAGAACGTGCTCTCGGGGGACTACTACGTCGTCTACTACGGCGGGCGGTCGCTCCCGGTCGCCTTCGTCGGCAACGAACCCCGGCTCCTCACCGGCGACGAGGCGTTCGACCGCGCGGCCGACGAGGTCGGTATCTACTCCGTCGTCGACGCGGACGTGACGGTCGTCGACCTGCCCGACCGTCCCGATCCGGTCGACGAGGGGACTGGAACGGCGGTCGCGGCGGGAGCGGTAGACTCCGAAGATAGCGACGGGACGGTCGTCGAGGGCGCGGCGGGAGACGACGAGGAGACGGTCGAGGAGGGGACGACCGATCGGTCGCCGTCGAACGCCGGCACTGGTGACGACGCCGGCGGTGGAGTGAGCACCGATACGGTCGCGGACGACGACCGGGCCGACGCTCCCGGCGACGGGACGGTGTCCGAGAGCCCGGACGTGGACCTCGAACCGGCCGTGGAGGCCTCGACGGACGCTTCCGAGACGGCCTCGACGGAGCCCGACGTGACCGACGCCGACGATTCGGCCGTCACGGAATCGACCGCGAGCGGGACGCCAGCGGTACCGACCGACGTCGGGGCGGCGGGAGAGACCGAGACCGAATCGGATGTCGGTAGCGACACACCGGATGCCTCGACGGCGGGCGCGTCGGTCCCCGACCACGACGCGTCCGACGAGGTCGACCGTCTCCGTCACGAACTCGCCGACGTCCGGGACACACTCGCGGAAACGGCGTCCGAACGCGACGAGTACCGCGAGGAGGTCGAGCGACTTCGCGACCGGATCGAGCGCTTGGAGGCGGGGAGGACGGAGACGGATCCGGACAGCGGGACGGAACGGACGCTCGCGCCCGAGGAGGCGATCGCAGGGACGAACCTCTTCGTCAGATACGAGGACAAGTCCGGTGCGACGGTCGAGCGCGCCGCGGCGGGCCGCGTTCCCCCGGAGGAGTTGCGTGCCAACCTCCGGATCGAATACCACACCGAGTTCGAGACGGCGGACGTTCGGGTCGACGGTCGGCCGTTCGAAGCGTTCCTCCGCGGGACGGTCGAACACCGGTTCACCGAGTGGCTGTTGACCGAGTTACTCTACGAGATCCGACGGGTCGACGCCGGATCCGGCGTGTCGAAACTGTACGAGGCGGTCGAACGGATCGACCGGATCGACCTTGACGGCGAGGTGGCCGTCGATACCTCCGAGTCCGACGCTGATGCCGATGCCGAGGGGACGGCCGTATCCTTCGACGTGGTGTGCCGGGACAAGATGGGCGATCCGCTGTTCGTCGCCGACTTCTCGGACTCCCGCGATCCGACGCGGGCGCCGACGATCGAGTCGATCCTGGACGGGGCGACGTCGGTCGGTCGGTCAACGCCGTCGCTCGCGGCGGCGGCCGTCGTGACGACGAGTTTCTTCGATGCCGACGCGATGGAGGCCGCGGTCGACGCAACCAGAGGTGGGTTGTTCAGTCGGAGTTCGCGACGGAGTTACGTGAAGATCTCACGCAAACACGGGTTTCACCTGTGTCTGATCGAGGCGCGAGACGAGGACTTCTTCCTGACAGTTCCGGATCTCTAA
- the rad50 gene encoding DNA double-strand break repair ATPase Rad50 translates to MKFDRIRLRNFRPYADADLDLRDGVTVIHGLNGSGKSSLLEACFFALYGSTALDGTLDEVISNGEEEAEIDLWFTHADGDYHVHRRLRTSGDRTTTADCVLEGPDVAVEGARDVRAFVADLLRMDAEAFVNCAYVRQGEVNQLINASPEQRQDVIDDLLQLGRLEEYRERAADARLGVEDVRSEKRGELRKVESQIEAREEKGLYAALDELEGHLADVDERIEHYERQRQKAERTKTEAEAVLEEYEAKRADLDAVEDDIAELETTIREAESEREDHREAVREVRERIVELETELETRLDATELDEATSDAVEARREELAEREEEVRDAQSEANASATALRNQAENLAAKADDLADRADEADARAVDRREAATEREDAAAEREAIVENLDAEAADLEGEFDDAPVDRGEAADRRDELRERRGETRERVAELEATLSSARDRVDEAEDLLDAGKCPECGQPVEDSPHADRIEEYRERVDGVESDLADTRERAADLDDRIEALDALVEAEDRLADIDAERDRLEELAAADREAAADFRDDAEEAGTEAADLRERAAETREVAAEKRAEAADAEERVEDLTAELDAIEDRRDRLDAIEERLDRIDDCEATIERRSESAERIAETNEERRDRLAELRERRDDLREAVDDDAVEAARTNKENAASYLEDVGEKLDELSDRRDELQAKTGGVRSEIDALERLRDERDELADRVAALDDLHEECSQLEATYGDLRAELRQRNVETLERLLNETFDLIYGNDAYAHLRLDGDYELSVVQKDGSELDPAQLSGGERALFNLSLRCAIYRLLAEGIDGAAPMPPLILDEPTVFLDAGHVSRLVDLVEEMRDLGVAQIVIVSHDEKLVGAADDLVRVEKDPRTNRSTVSRSRPATVAEE, encoded by the coding sequence GTGAAGTTCGATCGGATCCGGCTGCGGAACTTCCGGCCGTACGCCGACGCGGACCTCGATCTACGGGACGGCGTGACCGTGATCCACGGCCTCAACGGGAGCGGGAAGTCGTCGCTCTTGGAGGCGTGCTTCTTCGCGCTGTACGGGTCGACGGCGCTCGATGGCACCCTCGACGAAGTTATCTCCAACGGCGAGGAGGAGGCCGAAATCGACCTGTGGTTCACCCACGCGGACGGCGACTACCACGTCCACCGCCGCCTCCGGACGTCCGGCGACCGGACGACGACCGCCGACTGCGTCCTCGAGGGACCTGACGTGGCGGTCGAGGGCGCGCGCGACGTGCGGGCGTTCGTCGCCGACCTCCTCCGGATGGACGCCGAGGCGTTCGTCAACTGCGCGTACGTCCGACAGGGAGAGGTGAACCAACTCATCAACGCCTCGCCCGAGCAGCGACAGGACGTGATCGACGACCTCCTGCAGTTGGGGCGGCTGGAGGAGTACCGCGAACGCGCCGCAGACGCCCGCCTCGGCGTCGAGGACGTCCGCTCGGAGAAGCGGGGCGAACTCCGGAAGGTGGAGTCACAGATCGAGGCCAGAGAGGAGAAGGGTCTCTACGCGGCGCTCGACGAACTGGAGGGCCACCTCGCGGACGTCGACGAGCGGATCGAACACTACGAGCGCCAGCGGCAGAAGGCCGAGCGGACGAAAACCGAGGCCGAGGCGGTCCTCGAGGAGTACGAGGCAAAGCGGGCGGACCTCGACGCCGTCGAGGACGACATCGCGGAGTTGGAGACGACGATCCGGGAGGCCGAGAGCGAGCGCGAGGACCACCGCGAGGCGGTCCGCGAGGTGCGCGAGCGGATCGTGGAGTTGGAGACCGAACTCGAGACGCGTCTCGACGCGACGGAGTTGGACGAGGCGACCAGCGACGCCGTCGAGGCGCGTCGGGAGGAACTGGCCGAACGCGAGGAAGAGGTCCGGGACGCCCAGTCCGAGGCGAACGCGTCGGCGACGGCCCTGCGAAACCAGGCGGAGAACCTGGCGGCGAAGGCCGACGACCTGGCCGACCGCGCCGACGAAGCCGACGCGCGGGCTGTGGACCGTCGCGAGGCGGCGACGGAGCGCGAGGACGCCGCGGCGGAGCGGGAAGCCATCGTCGAGAACCTCGACGCGGAGGCGGCGGACCTCGAAGGCGAGTTCGACGACGCCCCCGTCGACCGCGGCGAGGCGGCTGACCGACGGGACGAGTTGCGCGAGCGCCGTGGCGAGACCCGCGAACGGGTCGCGGAGCTTGAAGCCACGCTGTCGTCGGCCCGCGACCGGGTCGACGAGGCCGAGGACCTGCTCGACGCCGGCAAGTGCCCCGAGTGTGGACAGCCAGTCGAGGACTCCCCACACGCCGACCGGATCGAGGAGTACCGCGAGCGGGTCGACGGCGTGGAGTCCGACTTGGCCGACACCCGCGAGCGGGCGGCCGACCTCGACGACCGGATCGAAGCGCTCGACGCCCTCGTCGAGGCCGAGGACCGATTAGCCGACATCGACGCCGAGCGCGACCGCCTCGAGGAACTGGCGGCGGCGGACCGTGAAGCGGCCGCCGACTTCCGTGACGACGCCGAGGAGGCCGGCACGGAGGCCGCCGACCTCCGTGAGCGGGCGGCGGAGACTCGTGAGGTCGCCGCCGAGAAGCGTGCGGAGGCGGCCGACGCCGAGGAGCGTGTCGAGGACCTGACAGCGGAGCTCGACGCAATCGAGGACCGTCGGGACCGCCTCGATGCGATCGAAGAGCGACTCGACCGGATCGACGACTGCGAGGCGACGATCGAGCGCCGCAGCGAGAGCGCCGAACGGATCGCGGAGACGAACGAGGAGCGTCGCGACCGACTCGCCGAACTGCGGGAGCGCCGCGACGACCTCCGCGAGGCGGTCGACGACGACGCGGTCGAGGCAGCCCGCACGAACAAGGAGAACGCCGCGTCGTACCTCGAAGACGTCGGCGAGAAACTCGACGAACTGTCCGACCGGCGCGACGAACTGCAGGCGAAGACCGGGGGTGTGCGAAGCGAGATCGACGCGCTCGAGAGGCTTCGGGACGAACGCGACGAGTTGGCCGACCGCGTCGCCGCCCTCGACGACCTCCACGAGGAGTGTTCGCAGTTGGAGGCCACTTACGGCGACCTACGGGCGGAACTGCGCCAGCGCAACGTCGAAACCCTCGAACGTCTACTGAACGAGACGTTCGACCTGATCTACGGCAACGACGCCTACGCCCACCTCCGGCTGGACGGCGACTACGAACTCTCGGTCGTCCAGAAGGACGGCAGCGAACTCGACCCTGCACAGCTCTCGGGCGGCGAGCGCGCCCTGTTCAACCTCAGCCTTCGGTGTGCGATCTACCGTCTGCTGGCCGAGGGAATCGACGGTGCGGCCCCGATGCCGCCGCTCATCCTCGACGAACCCACCGTCTTCCTCGATGCCGGCCACGTCTCCCGACTGGTCGACCTCGTCGAGGAGATGCGCGACTTGGGTGTGGCACAGATCGTCATCGTCAGCCACGACGAGAAACTCGTCGGCGCGGCCGACGACCTCGTCCGTGTCGAGAAGGACCCGCGGACGAACCGCTCGACGGTGTCCCGGTCCCGGCCGGCGACCGTCGCCGAGGAGTGA
- a CDS encoding DUF7385 family protein encodes MEDFEQLVSSLTPREENDEIKLYQNTVSVACPVCEDPFDDLVVCKNEATSLEQIEPLDICVTIHDGSPLLFTHKH; translated from the coding sequence ATGGAGGATTTCGAGCAGCTCGTATCGTCGCTCACGCCCAGAGAAGAGAACGACGAGATCAAACTCTACCAGAACACCGTCTCCGTCGCCTGTCCCGTCTGTGAGGACCCGTTCGACGACCTCGTGGTCTGCAAGAACGAGGCGACCAGCCTCGAACAGATCGAACCGCTGGACATCTGCGTCACCATCCACGACGGCAGTCCGCTCCTGTTCACGCACAAGCACTGA